In Lagenorhynchus albirostris chromosome 14, mLagAlb1.1, whole genome shotgun sequence, one DNA window encodes the following:
- the PXN gene encoding paxillin isoform X6: protein MAVLELSGQCLLHLPSASQLPRKHLPELRKLSYIGLQKEDALLADLESTTSHISKRPVFLSEETPYSYPTGNHTYQEIAVPPPVPPPPSSEALNGTVLDPLDQWQPSTSRFIHQQPPSPSPVYGSSAKTSSASNPQDGVGLPCPRAGEEEHVYSFPNKQKSAEPSPTVMSSSLGSNLSELDRLLLELNAVQHNPPGYPADEANSSPPLPGALSPHYGIPENNSPLGGKAGPLTKEKPKRNGGRGLEDVRPSVESLLDELESSVPSPVPAITVNQGEMSSPQRVTSSQQQTRISASSATRELDELMASLSDFKTSSSAVALSSPRLLPSSAPSPHHILSPPPPGPYVFLPPPRKPSPRGHGHTLEVLCPEDNVTPSWLDLTGLGEMPDTPNSRSPSTESSLGPPGAESQARVWRDPPNASLVSELSRVPPGHTLPHAGCTGSQEAGEPQVLSANPLCPGEAVAATWEWPWALEALRPECPRGATPSFQEVIEPAAMAVDRQAILPDTWSLTKARGQQKERARPEPGEPESRCHAPVEEGFSPVGETATGGSLVRPAQRPETPRRPEGTTEAAAEARRERPELPQAVVMDTPNTTERISTSGQAGIRSMIRRSRETGHAHPMSREPSPRRRLDPATLSRTPSQERLIAELQGRLGIQPEVEEAEGAAGASAQDWLTEGVITVQPCGRRARGQLVEKVVVFPPGSPIPLRRTFSVLPSPSPPSPLLQHRKDASASSSSPRPSPPTSSTLGPSALPRGPPGVQSAGAGPREDSVQDPTPPTPAPHSVRSMGCQTDEDPLFPPMQIQGLEQRADGELCWAAGWPPNGSQSSPEGQDEGGFMAQGKTGSSSPPGGPPKPGSQLDSMLGSLQSDLNKLGVATVAKGVCGACKKPIAGQVVTAMGKTWHPEHFVCTHCQEEIGSRNFFERDGQPYCEKDYHNLFSPRCYYCNGPILDKVVTALDRTWHPEHFFCAQCGAFFGPEGFHEKDGKAYCRKDYFDMFAPKCGGCARAILENYISALNTLWHPECFVCRECFTPFVNGSFFEHDGQPYCEVHYHERRGSLCSGCQKPITGRCITAMAKKFHPEHFVCAFCLKQLNKGTFKEQNDKPYCQNCFVKLFC, encoded by the exons ATGGCTGTGCTGGAGCTCTCAGGGCAGTGTTTGCTACACCTTCCTTCTGCTTCTCAGCTCCCAAGGAAACACCTGCCTGAGCTGCGAAAGCTGAGTTACATTGGCCTGCAGAAAGAAG ACGCCCTGCTGGCAGACTTGGAGTCCACGACCTCCCACATCTCCAAACGGCCTGTGTTCTTGTCTGAGGAGACCCCCTACTCGTACCCAACAGGAAACCACACATACCAGGAGATTGCCGTGCCACCCCCTGTCCCTCCACCCCCGTCCAGCGAGGCCCTCAATGGCACGGTCCTTGACCCCTTAGACCAGTGGCAGCCCAGCACCTCCCGATTCATCCACCAGCAG CCTCCATCCCCGTCCCCTGTGTACGGCTCCAGTGCTAAAACTTCCAGTGCCTCCAACCCCCAGGACGGCGTCGGCCTTCCGTGTCCCCGAGCTGGCGAGGAAGAGCACGTGTACAG CTTCCCCAACAAGCAGAAGTCGGCCGAGCCTTCACCCACTGTCATGAGCTCCTCCTTGGGCAGCAACCTTTCTGAACTCGACCGCCTGCTGCTGGAGCTGAACGCCGTGCAGCATAACCCCCCAGGCTACCCTGCAG ATGAGGCCAACTCAAGCCCCCCACTGCCTGGTGCTCTGAGCCCCCACTACGGCATCCCGGAGAATAACAGCCCGTTGGGGGGCAAAGCTGGGCCACTGACCAAAGAGAAGCCCAAGCGGAACGGAGGCCGGGGCCTGGAGGACGTGCGGCCCAGCGTGGAGAGTCTCTTGGATGAGCTGGAGAGCTCCGTGCCCAGCCCCGT CCCCGCCATCACTGTGAACCAGGGCGAGATGAGCAGCCCCCAGCGAGTCACCTCCAGCCAGCAGCAGACACGCATCTCCGCCTCTTCTGCCACCAGGGAGCTGGATGAGCTGATGGCCTCGCTGTCGGATTTTAAG ACCAGCTCCTCTGCTGTGGCCTTGAGCTCCCCAAGGCTGCTGCCCAGCTCAGCTCCATCCCCACACCACatactttctcctcctcctcctgggcccTATGTATTCCTGCCACCCCCTAGGAAACCCTCCCCTCGAGGCCACGGCCACACCCTGGAGGTCCTCTGCCCTGAGGACAATGTGACCCCCAGCTGGCTTGATTTGACTGGCCTTGGGGAGATGCCTGACACCCCCAACTCAAGGTCTCCCTCCACGGAGAGTTCTCTGGGGCCACCGGGTGCAGAGAGCCAGGCTCGTGTTTGGAGGGACCCACCAAACGCGAGCCTGGTGAGTGAGCTCTCCAGGGTGCCTCCCGGCCACACTCTACCCCACGCTGGGTGCACAGGTTCCCAGGAGGCTGGGGAACCCCAAGTGCTGTCAGCCAACCCTTTGTGCCCAGGAGAGGCTGTGGCTGCCACATGGGAGTGGCCGTGGGCTCTGGAGGCGCTTAGGCCTGAGTGCCCCCGGGGAGCTACGCCCAGCTTCCAGGAAGTAATCGAGCCAGCTGCCATGGCCGTGGACCGTCAGGCTATCTTACCGGATACCTGGAGTCTCACGAAGGCACGTGGACAGCAGAAGGAGAGGGCAAGGCCAGAGCCAGGGGAGCCAGAGAGCAGATGCCATGCCCCAGTTGAGGAGGGCTTCTCCCCAGTTGGAGAGACGGCCACGGGGGGCAGCCTGGTCAGGCCAGCCCAGAGACCCGAGACCCCCAGGAGGCCAGAGGGCACCACCGAAGCCGCTGCAGAGGCCAGGAGGGAACGGCCAGAACTTCCACAGGCTGTGGTCATGGACACACCCAACACCACGGAGAGGATTTCCACCTCTGGCCAGGCAGGC aTCCGCTCCATGATCAGAAGGAGCCGGGAGACCGGCCACGCTCACCCCATGTCCCGGGAGCCCTCCCCTCGTCGCCGGCTGGACCCTGCCACCCTGAGCAGGACCCCGTCCCAGGAGCGGCTCATCGCGGAGCTGCAGGGTCGGCTGGGCATCCAGCCAGAGGTGGAGGAGGCCGAGGGGGCCGCGGGGGCCTCTGCCCAGGACTGGCTGACCGAGGGCGTCATCACTGTGCAGCCGTGTGGGAGGCGGGCTAGGGGGCAGCTGGTAGAGAAGGTA gTTGTCTTCCCTCCTGGCTCTCCCATTCCCCTGAGAAGAACCTTCTCTGTTctgccttctccttctcctcccagccCTTTGCTCCAGCATCGCAAAGACGCCTCGGCCAGCAGCTCTTCTCCCCGGCCCAGCCCGCCCACCTCCTCCACCCTGGGGCCCTCGGCTCTTCCTCGAGGTCCCCCCGGGGTCCAGAGTGCTGGGGCGGGGCCACGGGAAGACAGTGTGCAGGACCCCACCCCGCCCACTCCTGCGCCCCACTCTGTGAGGTCCATGGGCTGCCAGACCGACGAGGACCCACTCTTCCCCCCGATGCAG ATCCAGGGCCTGGAACAAAGAGCGGACGGAGAGCTGTGCTGGGCGGCCGGCTGGCCTCCGAACGGCAGCCAGAGCAGCCCTGAAGGGCAGGACGAGGGAGGG TTCATGGCCCAGGGGAAGACAGGGAGCAGCTCTCCCCCGGGAGGGCCCCCAAAGCCTGGGAGCCAGCTTGACAGCATGCTGGGGAGCCTGCAGTCTGACCTGAACAAACTGGGGGTCGCCACGGTCGCCAAGGGGGTCTGCGGGGCCTGCAAGAAACCCATCGCGGGGCAG gTCGTGACCGCCATGGGGAAGACGTGGCACCCAGAGCACTTTGTCTGCACCCACTGCCAGGAGGAGATCGGATCCCGGAACTTCTTTGAGCGGGATGGACAGCCCTACTGTGAAAAGGACTATCACAACCTCTTCTCTCCACGCTGCTACTATTGCAACGGGCCCATCCTGGAT AAAGTGGTGACAGCCCTTGACCGGACGTGGCACCCCGAGCACTTCTTCTGTGCCCAGTGTGGAGCCTTCTTTGGGCCTGAAG GGTTCCACGAGAAAGACGGCAAGGCCTACTGCCGGAAGGATTACTTTGACATGTTCGCCCCCAAGTGTGGCGGCTGTGCCCGAGCCATCCTGGAGAACTACATCTCGGCCCTTAACACCCTGTGGCATCCTGAGTGCTTTGTGTGTCGG GAATGCTTCACACCATTTGTCAACGGCAGCTTCTTCGAGCACGACGGGCAGCCCTACTGTGAGGTGCACTACCACGAGCGGCGGGGCTCGCTGTGCTCCGGCTGCCAGAAGCCCATCACGGGCCGCTGCATCACCGCCATGGCCAAGAAGTTCCACCCGGAGCACTTTGTCTGTGCCTTCTGCCTCAAGCAGCTCAACAAGGGCACCTTCAAGGAGCAGAACGACAAGCCTTACTGTCAGAACTGCTTCGTCAAGCTCTTCTGCTAG
- the PXN gene encoding paxillin isoform X10, producing MAVLELSGQCLLHLPSASQLPRKHLPELRKLSYIGLQKEDALLADLESTTSHISKRPVFLSEETPYSYPTGNHTYQEIAVPPPVPPPPSSEALNGTVLDPLDQWQPSTSRFIHQQPPSPSPVYGSSAKTSSASNPQDGVGLPCPRAGEEEHVYSFPNKQKSAEPSPTVMSSSLGSNLSELDRLLLELNAVQHNPPGYPADEANSSPPLPGALSPHYGIPENNSPLGGKAGPLTKEKPKRNGGRGLEDVRPSVESLLDELESSVPSPVPAITVNQGEMSSPQRVTSSQQQTRISASSATRELDELMASLSDFKTSSSAVALSSPRLLPSSAPSPHHILSPPPPGPYVFLPPPRKPSPRGHGHTLEVLCPEDNVTPSWLDLTGLGEMPDTPNSRSPSTESSLGPPGAESQARVWRDPPNASLVSELSRVPPGHTLPHAGCTGSQEAGEPQVLSANPLCPGEAVAATWEWPWALEALRPECPRGATPSFQEVIEPAAMAVDRQAILPDTWSLTKARGQQKERARPEPGEPESRCHAPVEEGFSPVGETATGGSLVRPAQRPETPRRPEGTTEAAAEARRERPELPQAVVMDTPNTTERISTSGQVVFPPGSPIPLRRTFSVLPSPSPPSPLLQHRKDASASSSSPRPSPPTSSTLGPSALPRGPPGVQSAGAGPREDSVQDPTPPTPAPHSVRSMGCQTDEDPLFPPMQIQGLEQRADGELCWAAGWPPNGSQSSPEGQDEGGFMAQGKTGSSSPPGGPPKPGSQLDSMLGSLQSDLNKLGVATVAKGVCGACKKPIAGQVVTAMGKTWHPEHFVCTHCQEEIGSRNFFERDGQPYCEKDYHNLFSPRCYYCNGPILDKVVTALDRTWHPEHFFCAQCGAFFGPEGFHEKDGKAYCRKDYFDMFAPKCGGCARAILENYISALNTLWHPECFVCRECFTPFVNGSFFEHDGQPYCEVHYHERRGSLCSGCQKPITGRCITAMAKKFHPEHFVCAFCLKQLNKGTFKEQNDKPYCQNCFVKLFC from the exons ATGGCTGTGCTGGAGCTCTCAGGGCAGTGTTTGCTACACCTTCCTTCTGCTTCTCAGCTCCCAAGGAAACACCTGCCTGAGCTGCGAAAGCTGAGTTACATTGGCCTGCAGAAAGAAG ACGCCCTGCTGGCAGACTTGGAGTCCACGACCTCCCACATCTCCAAACGGCCTGTGTTCTTGTCTGAGGAGACCCCCTACTCGTACCCAACAGGAAACCACACATACCAGGAGATTGCCGTGCCACCCCCTGTCCCTCCACCCCCGTCCAGCGAGGCCCTCAATGGCACGGTCCTTGACCCCTTAGACCAGTGGCAGCCCAGCACCTCCCGATTCATCCACCAGCAG CCTCCATCCCCGTCCCCTGTGTACGGCTCCAGTGCTAAAACTTCCAGTGCCTCCAACCCCCAGGACGGCGTCGGCCTTCCGTGTCCCCGAGCTGGCGAGGAAGAGCACGTGTACAG CTTCCCCAACAAGCAGAAGTCGGCCGAGCCTTCACCCACTGTCATGAGCTCCTCCTTGGGCAGCAACCTTTCTGAACTCGACCGCCTGCTGCTGGAGCTGAACGCCGTGCAGCATAACCCCCCAGGCTACCCTGCAG ATGAGGCCAACTCAAGCCCCCCACTGCCTGGTGCTCTGAGCCCCCACTACGGCATCCCGGAGAATAACAGCCCGTTGGGGGGCAAAGCTGGGCCACTGACCAAAGAGAAGCCCAAGCGGAACGGAGGCCGGGGCCTGGAGGACGTGCGGCCCAGCGTGGAGAGTCTCTTGGATGAGCTGGAGAGCTCCGTGCCCAGCCCCGT CCCCGCCATCACTGTGAACCAGGGCGAGATGAGCAGCCCCCAGCGAGTCACCTCCAGCCAGCAGCAGACACGCATCTCCGCCTCTTCTGCCACCAGGGAGCTGGATGAGCTGATGGCCTCGCTGTCGGATTTTAAG ACCAGCTCCTCTGCTGTGGCCTTGAGCTCCCCAAGGCTGCTGCCCAGCTCAGCTCCATCCCCACACCACatactttctcctcctcctcctgggcccTATGTATTCCTGCCACCCCCTAGGAAACCCTCCCCTCGAGGCCACGGCCACACCCTGGAGGTCCTCTGCCCTGAGGACAATGTGACCCCCAGCTGGCTTGATTTGACTGGCCTTGGGGAGATGCCTGACACCCCCAACTCAAGGTCTCCCTCCACGGAGAGTTCTCTGGGGCCACCGGGTGCAGAGAGCCAGGCTCGTGTTTGGAGGGACCCACCAAACGCGAGCCTGGTGAGTGAGCTCTCCAGGGTGCCTCCCGGCCACACTCTACCCCACGCTGGGTGCACAGGTTCCCAGGAGGCTGGGGAACCCCAAGTGCTGTCAGCCAACCCTTTGTGCCCAGGAGAGGCTGTGGCTGCCACATGGGAGTGGCCGTGGGCTCTGGAGGCGCTTAGGCCTGAGTGCCCCCGGGGAGCTACGCCCAGCTTCCAGGAAGTAATCGAGCCAGCTGCCATGGCCGTGGACCGTCAGGCTATCTTACCGGATACCTGGAGTCTCACGAAGGCACGTGGACAGCAGAAGGAGAGGGCAAGGCCAGAGCCAGGGGAGCCAGAGAGCAGATGCCATGCCCCAGTTGAGGAGGGCTTCTCCCCAGTTGGAGAGACGGCCACGGGGGGCAGCCTGGTCAGGCCAGCCCAGAGACCCGAGACCCCCAGGAGGCCAGAGGGCACCACCGAAGCCGCTGCAGAGGCCAGGAGGGAACGGCCAGAACTTCCACAGGCTGTGGTCATGGACACACCCAACACCACGGAGAGGATTTCCACCTCTGGCCAG gTTGTCTTCCCTCCTGGCTCTCCCATTCCCCTGAGAAGAACCTTCTCTGTTctgccttctccttctcctcccagccCTTTGCTCCAGCATCGCAAAGACGCCTCGGCCAGCAGCTCTTCTCCCCGGCCCAGCCCGCCCACCTCCTCCACCCTGGGGCCCTCGGCTCTTCCTCGAGGTCCCCCCGGGGTCCAGAGTGCTGGGGCGGGGCCACGGGAAGACAGTGTGCAGGACCCCACCCCGCCCACTCCTGCGCCCCACTCTGTGAGGTCCATGGGCTGCCAGACCGACGAGGACCCACTCTTCCCCCCGATGCAG ATCCAGGGCCTGGAACAAAGAGCGGACGGAGAGCTGTGCTGGGCGGCCGGCTGGCCTCCGAACGGCAGCCAGAGCAGCCCTGAAGGGCAGGACGAGGGAGGG TTCATGGCCCAGGGGAAGACAGGGAGCAGCTCTCCCCCGGGAGGGCCCCCAAAGCCTGGGAGCCAGCTTGACAGCATGCTGGGGAGCCTGCAGTCTGACCTGAACAAACTGGGGGTCGCCACGGTCGCCAAGGGGGTCTGCGGGGCCTGCAAGAAACCCATCGCGGGGCAG gTCGTGACCGCCATGGGGAAGACGTGGCACCCAGAGCACTTTGTCTGCACCCACTGCCAGGAGGAGATCGGATCCCGGAACTTCTTTGAGCGGGATGGACAGCCCTACTGTGAAAAGGACTATCACAACCTCTTCTCTCCACGCTGCTACTATTGCAACGGGCCCATCCTGGAT AAAGTGGTGACAGCCCTTGACCGGACGTGGCACCCCGAGCACTTCTTCTGTGCCCAGTGTGGAGCCTTCTTTGGGCCTGAAG GGTTCCACGAGAAAGACGGCAAGGCCTACTGCCGGAAGGATTACTTTGACATGTTCGCCCCCAAGTGTGGCGGCTGTGCCCGAGCCATCCTGGAGAACTACATCTCGGCCCTTAACACCCTGTGGCATCCTGAGTGCTTTGTGTGTCGG GAATGCTTCACACCATTTGTCAACGGCAGCTTCTTCGAGCACGACGGGCAGCCCTACTGTGAGGTGCACTACCACGAGCGGCGGGGCTCGCTGTGCTCCGGCTGCCAGAAGCCCATCACGGGCCGCTGCATCACCGCCATGGCCAAGAAGTTCCACCCGGAGCACTTTGTCTGTGCCTTCTGCCTCAAGCAGCTCAACAAGGGCACCTTCAAGGAGCAGAACGACAAGCCTTACTGTCAGAACTGCTTCGTCAAGCTCTTCTGCTAG
- the PXN gene encoding paxillin isoform X12, producing the protein MAVLELSGQCLLHLPSASQLPRKHLPELRKLSYIGLQKEDALLADLESTTSHISKRPVFLSEETPYSYPTGNHTYQEIAVPPPVPPPPSSEALNGTVLDPLDQWQPSTSRFIHQQPPSPSPVYGSSAKTSSASNPQDGVGLPCPRAGEEEHVYSFPNKQKSAEPSPTVMSSSLGSNLSELDRLLLELNAVQHNPPGYPADEANSSPPLPGALSPHYGIPENNSPLGGKAGPLTKEKPKRNGGRGLEDVRPSVESLLDELESSVPSPVPAITVNQGEMSSPQRVTSSQQQTRISASSATRELDELMASLSDFKTSSSAVALSSPRLLPSSAPSPHHILSPPPPGPYVFLPPPRKPSPRGHGHTLEVLCPEDNVTPSWLDLTGLGEMPDTPNSRSPSTESSLGPPGAESQARVWRDPPNASLVSELSRVPPGHTLPHAGCTGSQEAGEPQVLSANPLCPGEAVAATWEWPWALEALRPECPRGATPSFQEVIEPAAMAVDRQAILPDTWSLTKARGQQKERARPEPGEPESRCHAPVEEGFSPVGETATGGSLVRPAQRPETPRRPEGTTEAAAEARRERPELPQAVVMDTPNTTERISTSGQAGIRSMIRRSRETGHAHPMSREPSPRRRLDPATLSRTPSQERLIAELQGRLGIQPEVEEAEGAAGASAQDWLTEGVITVQPCGRRARGQLVEKVIQGLEQRADGELCWAAGWPPNGSQSSPEGQDEGGFMAQGKTGSSSPPGGPPKPGSQLDSMLGSLQSDLNKLGVATVAKGVCGACKKPIAGQVVTAMGKTWHPEHFVCTHCQEEIGSRNFFERDGQPYCEKDYHNLFSPRCYYCNGPILDKVVTALDRTWHPEHFFCAQCGAFFGPEGFHEKDGKAYCRKDYFDMFAPKCGGCARAILENYISALNTLWHPECFVCRECFTPFVNGSFFEHDGQPYCEVHYHERRGSLCSGCQKPITGRCITAMAKKFHPEHFVCAFCLKQLNKGTFKEQNDKPYCQNCFVKLFC; encoded by the exons ATGGCTGTGCTGGAGCTCTCAGGGCAGTGTTTGCTACACCTTCCTTCTGCTTCTCAGCTCCCAAGGAAACACCTGCCTGAGCTGCGAAAGCTGAGTTACATTGGCCTGCAGAAAGAAG ACGCCCTGCTGGCAGACTTGGAGTCCACGACCTCCCACATCTCCAAACGGCCTGTGTTCTTGTCTGAGGAGACCCCCTACTCGTACCCAACAGGAAACCACACATACCAGGAGATTGCCGTGCCACCCCCTGTCCCTCCACCCCCGTCCAGCGAGGCCCTCAATGGCACGGTCCTTGACCCCTTAGACCAGTGGCAGCCCAGCACCTCCCGATTCATCCACCAGCAG CCTCCATCCCCGTCCCCTGTGTACGGCTCCAGTGCTAAAACTTCCAGTGCCTCCAACCCCCAGGACGGCGTCGGCCTTCCGTGTCCCCGAGCTGGCGAGGAAGAGCACGTGTACAG CTTCCCCAACAAGCAGAAGTCGGCCGAGCCTTCACCCACTGTCATGAGCTCCTCCTTGGGCAGCAACCTTTCTGAACTCGACCGCCTGCTGCTGGAGCTGAACGCCGTGCAGCATAACCCCCCAGGCTACCCTGCAG ATGAGGCCAACTCAAGCCCCCCACTGCCTGGTGCTCTGAGCCCCCACTACGGCATCCCGGAGAATAACAGCCCGTTGGGGGGCAAAGCTGGGCCACTGACCAAAGAGAAGCCCAAGCGGAACGGAGGCCGGGGCCTGGAGGACGTGCGGCCCAGCGTGGAGAGTCTCTTGGATGAGCTGGAGAGCTCCGTGCCCAGCCCCGT CCCCGCCATCACTGTGAACCAGGGCGAGATGAGCAGCCCCCAGCGAGTCACCTCCAGCCAGCAGCAGACACGCATCTCCGCCTCTTCTGCCACCAGGGAGCTGGATGAGCTGATGGCCTCGCTGTCGGATTTTAAG ACCAGCTCCTCTGCTGTGGCCTTGAGCTCCCCAAGGCTGCTGCCCAGCTCAGCTCCATCCCCACACCACatactttctcctcctcctcctgggcccTATGTATTCCTGCCACCCCCTAGGAAACCCTCCCCTCGAGGCCACGGCCACACCCTGGAGGTCCTCTGCCCTGAGGACAATGTGACCCCCAGCTGGCTTGATTTGACTGGCCTTGGGGAGATGCCTGACACCCCCAACTCAAGGTCTCCCTCCACGGAGAGTTCTCTGGGGCCACCGGGTGCAGAGAGCCAGGCTCGTGTTTGGAGGGACCCACCAAACGCGAGCCTGGTGAGTGAGCTCTCCAGGGTGCCTCCCGGCCACACTCTACCCCACGCTGGGTGCACAGGTTCCCAGGAGGCTGGGGAACCCCAAGTGCTGTCAGCCAACCCTTTGTGCCCAGGAGAGGCTGTGGCTGCCACATGGGAGTGGCCGTGGGCTCTGGAGGCGCTTAGGCCTGAGTGCCCCCGGGGAGCTACGCCCAGCTTCCAGGAAGTAATCGAGCCAGCTGCCATGGCCGTGGACCGTCAGGCTATCTTACCGGATACCTGGAGTCTCACGAAGGCACGTGGACAGCAGAAGGAGAGGGCAAGGCCAGAGCCAGGGGAGCCAGAGAGCAGATGCCATGCCCCAGTTGAGGAGGGCTTCTCCCCAGTTGGAGAGACGGCCACGGGGGGCAGCCTGGTCAGGCCAGCCCAGAGACCCGAGACCCCCAGGAGGCCAGAGGGCACCACCGAAGCCGCTGCAGAGGCCAGGAGGGAACGGCCAGAACTTCCACAGGCTGTGGTCATGGACACACCCAACACCACGGAGAGGATTTCCACCTCTGGCCAGGCAGGC aTCCGCTCCATGATCAGAAGGAGCCGGGAGACCGGCCACGCTCACCCCATGTCCCGGGAGCCCTCCCCTCGTCGCCGGCTGGACCCTGCCACCCTGAGCAGGACCCCGTCCCAGGAGCGGCTCATCGCGGAGCTGCAGGGTCGGCTGGGCATCCAGCCAGAGGTGGAGGAGGCCGAGGGGGCCGCGGGGGCCTCTGCCCAGGACTGGCTGACCGAGGGCGTCATCACTGTGCAGCCGTGTGGGAGGCGGGCTAGGGGGCAGCTGGTAGAGAAGGTA ATCCAGGGCCTGGAACAAAGAGCGGACGGAGAGCTGTGCTGGGCGGCCGGCTGGCCTCCGAACGGCAGCCAGAGCAGCCCTGAAGGGCAGGACGAGGGAGGG TTCATGGCCCAGGGGAAGACAGGGAGCAGCTCTCCCCCGGGAGGGCCCCCAAAGCCTGGGAGCCAGCTTGACAGCATGCTGGGGAGCCTGCAGTCTGACCTGAACAAACTGGGGGTCGCCACGGTCGCCAAGGGGGTCTGCGGGGCCTGCAAGAAACCCATCGCGGGGCAG gTCGTGACCGCCATGGGGAAGACGTGGCACCCAGAGCACTTTGTCTGCACCCACTGCCAGGAGGAGATCGGATCCCGGAACTTCTTTGAGCGGGATGGACAGCCCTACTGTGAAAAGGACTATCACAACCTCTTCTCTCCACGCTGCTACTATTGCAACGGGCCCATCCTGGAT AAAGTGGTGACAGCCCTTGACCGGACGTGGCACCCCGAGCACTTCTTCTGTGCCCAGTGTGGAGCCTTCTTTGGGCCTGAAG GGTTCCACGAGAAAGACGGCAAGGCCTACTGCCGGAAGGATTACTTTGACATGTTCGCCCCCAAGTGTGGCGGCTGTGCCCGAGCCATCCTGGAGAACTACATCTCGGCCCTTAACACCCTGTGGCATCCTGAGTGCTTTGTGTGTCGG GAATGCTTCACACCATTTGTCAACGGCAGCTTCTTCGAGCACGACGGGCAGCCCTACTGTGAGGTGCACTACCACGAGCGGCGGGGCTCGCTGTGCTCCGGCTGCCAGAAGCCCATCACGGGCCGCTGCATCACCGCCATGGCCAAGAAGTTCCACCCGGAGCACTTTGTCTGTGCCTTCTGCCTCAAGCAGCTCAACAAGGGCACCTTCAAGGAGCAGAACGACAAGCCTTACTGTCAGAACTGCTTCGTCAAGCTCTTCTGCTAG